The following proteins are co-located in the Polystyrenella longa genome:
- the purQ gene encoding phosphoribosylformylglycinamidine synthase I yields the protein MADPRVCVLRAPGTNCDLETAHAFELAGGTADRHHINQLLANPHLLEEYQVLCIPGGFSYGDDIGAGVIFSRQLRNQLGDAIHKFLEGDKLVLGICNGFQVLLKSGILPGGSTTWPPAEESEPDATLTWNLNGRYTALWTRLKVASSNNVFLRDIDTIEMPIAHAEGRLVVRDESLLQQWSDQQQIALQYTGEADQPVSHDVLAYPQNPNGSTANIAGLSDPSGRVLGLMPHPERFLFATQHPQWTRLRLEGEGAGMKLFHNAISYFA from the coding sequence ATGGCTGATCCCCGTGTCTGTGTACTAAGAGCTCCCGGGACCAATTGTGATCTCGAAACCGCGCATGCATTTGAACTGGCGGGCGGCACGGCTGATCGTCACCATATTAATCAACTGCTGGCGAATCCCCATTTACTCGAAGAATATCAGGTGCTGTGTATCCCAGGCGGATTCAGTTATGGAGACGATATTGGCGCCGGAGTAATCTTCTCGCGACAACTCCGCAATCAACTCGGCGACGCCATTCACAAGTTCCTCGAAGGAGACAAACTCGTTCTAGGAATCTGTAACGGATTTCAGGTCCTGCTAAAATCGGGGATTCTGCCTGGCGGTTCCACCACTTGGCCCCCGGCGGAAGAGTCCGAGCCCGATGCGACCCTGACCTGGAACTTGAACGGTCGTTATACCGCCCTCTGGACGCGCCTCAAGGTTGCCTCTTCCAACAACGTCTTTCTGCGAGACATCGATACGATCGAAATGCCCATCGCGCACGCTGAAGGACGACTGGTCGTTAGAGACGAATCTCTATTACAGCAATGGTCTGATCAACAGCAGATCGCGCTCCAATACACGGGTGAGGCGGATCAACCCGTTTCCCATGACGTGTTGGCGTACCCTCAAAATCCGAATGGATCGACCGCAAACATCGCTGGTCTGAGCGACCCGAGTGGCCGCGTCCTCGGATTGATGCCTCATCCGGAACGATTCCTATTCGCCACCCAGCACCCTCAATGGACGCGATTGCGACTCGAAGGTGAAGGCGCAGGAATGAAGCTCTTCCACAACGCGATTAGCTACTTTGCATAG
- a CDS encoding Do family serine endopeptidase, protein MKRYSTIKKFSVALALGTSLLVGGAYVMAQREAEPKPAAIATVKELSSVFRDVSQNVIPSIVSIRTESTRQLTQQKMPFNQDDVPFFFRNNPEFKKFFENQKSPREQRQRGQGSGFIISDSGLVITNSHVVKDADEIVAYLNDGREIEATVVGMDPRSDVAVLQLAETDSLIPAKLGNSDEVQVGDWVLAMGSPFGLEMTVTAGIISAKGRGPGINDREDYLQTDAAINPGNSGGPLLNINGEVIGINTAISSRSGGYDGIGFTIPINMANFSIDQIVENGSVKRAFLGVGIQEMDRNIRNSLGIDANYGVLISNVQAKSPAEESGIVAGDVILEFNGQKVDTPRKLQGIVEVLRPEKAYSMVVLRDGEQKSLEVTLSEMPDSFTKASFDPDEEEQEEAAEEVEQEELAGLGVEVQELNAEIANQLGLKMTSGVVITSVDDEGPAAEVGLTPGLVIAQVGSTKVNSVDELKAALEEASLEKGVLLLVKSRNGARFVAIKK, encoded by the coding sequence ATGAAACGATATTCAACAATAAAGAAATTCAGCGTGGCACTGGCATTGGGAACGTCCCTCCTGGTAGGAGGCGCCTATGTCATGGCCCAGCGCGAGGCGGAACCTAAACCCGCTGCGATTGCCACCGTAAAAGAGCTTTCATCTGTATTCCGAGACGTCTCCCAGAACGTCATTCCGAGTATCGTTTCGATTCGAACGGAATCAACTCGGCAATTAACCCAACAAAAAATGCCCTTTAATCAAGACGACGTCCCCTTCTTCTTCCGCAACAACCCGGAGTTCAAAAAGTTCTTCGAGAACCAGAAATCTCCACGTGAACAACGTCAACGCGGTCAGGGTTCCGGCTTCATTATCTCGGATTCCGGACTGGTTATCACCAACAGCCACGTCGTTAAGGATGCAGACGAAATTGTCGCGTACTTAAACGATGGCCGGGAAATCGAAGCGACTGTCGTGGGAATGGACCCACGTAGCGACGTCGCCGTACTGCAACTGGCCGAAACTGACAGCCTGATCCCCGCCAAATTGGGGAACAGCGACGAGGTTCAAGTTGGTGACTGGGTACTGGCGATGGGAAGTCCCTTTGGTCTGGAAATGACTGTCACTGCCGGAATCATCAGTGCCAAAGGGCGTGGCCCCGGAATTAACGACCGGGAAGACTACCTGCAAACGGATGCAGCCATCAATCCGGGTAACAGTGGTGGCCCACTGCTGAACATCAACGGCGAAGTGATCGGCATTAACACGGCGATCTCATCCCGCAGTGGTGGGTACGATGGAATCGGGTTCACCATTCCGATCAACATGGCGAACTTCTCGATCGATCAGATCGTTGAAAACGGGTCAGTCAAACGAGCATTCCTGGGTGTTGGTATTCAAGAGATGGATCGAAATATCCGCAACAGTCTGGGAATTGATGCGAACTACGGAGTCCTGATCTCCAACGTTCAAGCAAAATCTCCGGCGGAAGAATCGGGAATTGTGGCTGGCGATGTCATTCTCGAATTCAACGGTCAGAAAGTCGATACCCCTCGAAAACTTCAGGGCATCGTCGAAGTTCTTCGTCCAGAAAAAGCCTACTCGATGGTCGTACTTCGGGACGGTGAGCAGAAATCACTGGAAGTCACTTTGAGTGAAATGCCGGATAGCTTCACAAAGGCATCGTTCGATCCTGACGAAGAGGAACAGGAAGAAGCCGCCGAAGAAGTTGAACAAGAGGAACTGGCAGGACTCGGAGTTGAAGTTCAGGAACTGAATGCCGAAATCGCAAACCAACTGGGTCTGAAAATGACCAGCGGTGTTGTGATTACCTCTGTCGACGATGAAGGCCCTGCTGCCGAAGTCGGTTTAACACCCGGTCTCGTGATTGCTCAAGTCGGTTCGACGAAAGTGAATTCCGTAGACGAATTAAAAGCGGCACTCGAAGAAGCATCACTTGAAAAAGGAGTTCTTCTCCTGGTGAAAAGCCGTAACGGTGCTCGATTTGTTGCTATCAAAAAGTAA
- a CDS encoding SpoVG family protein — MDITEVRIKLMDDPHDRLQAFCSITLDGMFVIRDLKIIQGAKGPFVAMPSRKLTDRCPKCYSKNHLRAQFCNQCGVHLDEGRATKDSDGRAKLYADIAHPINSSCRELIQSVVVENFESEKIRSQEPNYICTYDDFDEENFATLAGDSRQTPSTSHQSSSNGSTVIQREERTHRIDPPQSPGATHSHINSSEQKSYSVTAERHEQSEEGFGNGLV; from the coding sequence ATGGATATTACCGAAGTACGTATCAAGCTAATGGATGATCCCCACGATCGCTTACAGGCATTCTGTTCGATCACGTTAGATGGCATGTTTGTCATTAGGGATTTGAAAATTATTCAGGGCGCCAAAGGCCCTTTCGTTGCGATGCCCAGTCGCAAGTTGACCGATCGCTGCCCCAAATGCTATTCGAAGAATCACCTGCGGGCGCAGTTCTGTAATCAGTGTGGCGTGCACTTGGATGAGGGGCGTGCCACCAAAGATTCCGACGGTCGAGCAAAGCTATATGCCGATATCGCTCACCCGATAAATTCATCTTGTCGGGAGCTGATTCAATCCGTCGTGGTTGAAAACTTCGAGAGCGAGAAGATTCGATCACAGGAACCTAACTACATCTGCACCTACGACGATTTTGATGAGGAAAACTTTGCGACCTTGGCTGGCGATTCCCGGCAGACGCCGTCTACTTCGCATCAGTCATCTTCGAATGGATCGACCGTCATTCAACGAGAAGAACGCACACATCGGATCGATCCGCCGCAGTCACCAGGGGCTACCCACAGCCACATTAACTCCTCCGAACAGAAATCATACTCGGTTACGGCGGAGCGTCACGAACAATCCGAAGAAGGCTTCGGCAACGGCCTCGTCTAA
- the ispE gene encoding 4-(cytidine 5'-diphospho)-2-C-methyl-D-erythritol kinase, with the protein MCHWPDGQSILARAPAKLNLHLEVLGRRDDGFHDLETVMVKLDLHDTLQFRTINTDANVDESSIQLDCRYSSPFFQSDVSSPPPIPVDESNLIVKAARLLQQTTGVTQGAHIELVKRIPVQAGLGGGSSDAAATLVALNQLWGLNYSTAELSQLAAQLGSDVPFFIDSSTAAVCRGRGEIITPVTIRGNFPVILAQPGSGLSTPTVFKKWSELSSQKACRSVEPLLEAMSSGKTNSVARLLFNALQIPAEQLNAQLKQLISLFQKFALPGTLMTGSGSCCFGICQSFRQATSISSLLRTAPFSRVCVTTLHHNRMHHGYYRSTYQANG; encoded by the coding sequence ATGTGCCATTGGCCAGATGGACAGTCTATTCTCGCACGGGCCCCTGCCAAACTAAACTTGCATTTGGAAGTTTTAGGCAGAAGGGATGACGGATTTCATGATCTCGAAACGGTCATGGTGAAGCTCGACTTGCACGATACATTGCAGTTTCGCACGATAAATACGGATGCGAACGTCGACGAGTCCTCCATTCAGTTGGATTGCCGGTATTCCTCTCCATTCTTTCAGTCAGACGTCTCAAGTCCACCCCCCATTCCTGTGGACGAGTCCAATCTCATCGTCAAAGCAGCTCGATTACTGCAACAGACTACCGGAGTCACCCAAGGCGCCCATATCGAATTAGTAAAACGAATTCCAGTTCAAGCGGGCTTGGGCGGTGGGTCCAGCGATGCTGCGGCGACATTGGTCGCATTGAACCAACTTTGGGGACTGAATTATTCGACTGCGGAACTGTCGCAGCTGGCGGCACAGCTCGGGTCGGATGTTCCCTTCTTTATCGATTCTTCGACGGCAGCTGTGTGCCGTGGTCGGGGTGAAATCATTACTCCTGTTACCATCCGAGGCAACTTTCCGGTGATTCTCGCCCAACCGGGAAGTGGTCTTTCGACTCCAACCGTATTTAAAAAATGGAGCGAACTCTCTTCTCAGAAGGCTTGCCGTTCGGTTGAGCCTCTCTTAGAGGCTATGTCCTCCGGGAAGACAAATTCAGTAGCACGTCTATTGTTTAACGCTTTGCAGATTCCTGCTGAGCAGTTAAACGCACAACTCAAACAACTCATTTCTTTGTTTCAGAAGTTTGCATTACCGGGCACTCTCATGACGGGCAGCGGCTCCTGCTGCTTCGGCATATGCCAATCCTTTCGGCAGGCGACTTCCATTTCCTCTCTATTGCGCACGGCACCATTCTCACGTGTTTGTGTGACTACACTTCACCACAATAGGATGCACCATGGATATTACCGAAGTACGTATCAAGCTAATGGATGA
- a CDS encoding phosphotriesterase family protein, which yields MPYDSRTANNSLRNSRRDCLKKLALSGAGAALLPTAFVAQSLKARAATPAKNTQTVLGPVPVDQLGMTLMHEHAPSVDWSELYEQKPGPLAEIREEMLTNTAGLLDAFHKTLNEKTGPGAIVECTPIRVGRYPLLMKELAERTPVHIIASTGFWCEAAAPQHPWAIELGYSQDGVRKLADLFVREISEGMEDPSGEFGEKFTNIKAGMIKIATSNYLRPSERRVHEAAAIAAIETGAPVTTHTTSGGGLEEAELFLRMKADPSKICIGHLGNKDDRENENAYEYHRHLAELGFNVQFDRVGLSKYKPEKSAVQIHKLIDCGHANQILVSHDAVPYVYTNYATDEVSSEGWSYDPVDFTQCSTVLVDELKKLDVSDETLYQIMVKNPQRVLGFC from the coding sequence ATGCCCTACGATTCTCGCACTGCAAATAACTCACTTCGTAATTCTCGCCGCGATTGCTTAAAAAAACTGGCTTTATCCGGAGCAGGTGCAGCGCTACTGCCGACTGCATTCGTTGCACAATCGTTAAAAGCACGCGCTGCCACACCGGCGAAGAATACGCAGACAGTACTGGGGCCTGTTCCCGTTGATCAACTCGGAATGACACTGATGCACGAGCATGCTCCGTCAGTCGATTGGTCTGAACTTTACGAACAGAAACCTGGGCCATTGGCTGAAATCCGGGAAGAGATGCTGACCAACACGGCAGGATTGCTTGACGCGTTCCACAAAACATTGAACGAGAAGACCGGTCCGGGGGCAATTGTCGAATGTACTCCCATTCGAGTGGGACGATACCCGCTGTTGATGAAAGAACTGGCTGAGCGAACTCCGGTTCACATTATTGCCAGCACTGGCTTCTGGTGCGAAGCGGCAGCGCCTCAACATCCGTGGGCGATTGAGTTGGGTTACTCTCAGGACGGTGTTCGCAAACTGGCCGATTTGTTCGTTCGGGAAATCTCTGAAGGAATGGAAGATCCCTCCGGTGAGTTTGGAGAGAAATTCACCAACATCAAAGCGGGTATGATTAAAATTGCTACCAGTAACTATCTTCGGCCGAGCGAACGACGAGTGCATGAAGCGGCGGCGATCGCGGCGATCGAAACAGGGGCTCCTGTGACTACTCATACGACGAGTGGTGGGGGTCTTGAAGAGGCGGAACTCTTTTTACGGATGAAAGCCGATCCGAGCAAAATTTGTATTGGTCACTTGGGAAACAAGGATGACCGCGAGAATGAGAACGCGTACGAATACCACCGTCATCTGGCGGAACTGGGGTTCAACGTGCAATTTGACCGCGTCGGTCTCTCGAAATACAAACCCGAGAAAAGTGCAGTCCAGATTCACAAACTAATCGACTGTGGGCATGCCAATCAGATTCTGGTCAGCCACGATGCCGTTCCCTATGTTTATACGAACTACGCAACCGACGAGGTCAGTTCCGAAGGTTGGAGTTACGACCCGGTAGACTTCACCCAATGCTCTACTGTTCTCGTCGACGAACTGAAAAAGCTCGACGTCAGTGACGAGACATTGTACCAGATTATGGTGAAGAACCCTCAGCGCGTCCTTGGATTCTGCTAA
- a CDS encoding RNA-binding S4 domain-containing protein, protein MTAPSAEESIQLDQFLKLIGAVPTGGQAKVLIQGGQVLLNDQIETRRRKKLVPGDMIEVLGEQYVVSTDAEMDGSSDVGETPAADETEKSSGETE, encoded by the coding sequence ATGACAGCTCCTTCCGCAGAAGAATCGATTCAACTGGACCAGTTCCTGAAACTGATCGGCGCCGTGCCCACCGGCGGTCAGGCCAAAGTGTTGATTCAGGGAGGCCAGGTCCTGCTGAACGATCAAATTGAAACTCGCCGTCGTAAAAAACTGGTCCCGGGCGACATGATCGAGGTGCTGGGGGAACAATACGTCGTTTCGACCGATGCTGAAATGGACGGATCCTCCGATGTCGGTGAAACGCCTGCAGCAGACGAAACCGAGAAGAGCTCTGGTGAAACAGAATAA
- a CDS encoding C-terminal binding protein: MTVKVLLTDRGWEDYENERKLLGEYGYELVTADATDEDSLAELAKDVQAIGTCWAQVTRKVIESAPDCKTVVRYGIGLDNIDVARATELGMVVTNVPDYCVIEVAEHTLGFILACNRRIVQLNSMMEAGKFERMLKPPIVRLSGQTLGLIGFGRIAQEVFTRAVGLGLKVIAHTPSGNNHGLDCEMVSLEELLKRSDYVSLHSPLTPETNHLIGSEELKKMKPTSFLLNTSRGGLVDTAALEQAIQEQEIAGAALDVFEQEPPDLSDPFWKEERLIVTPHAAFISEESLEDLRLRATRQIIQVLQGEKPDNVVNPDVYKK, encoded by the coding sequence ATGACTGTGAAAGTACTGCTGACGGATCGGGGCTGGGAAGATTATGAAAATGAACGCAAGCTCCTTGGCGAATACGGGTATGAACTTGTCACTGCAGACGCAACCGACGAGGATTCTCTTGCCGAATTGGCGAAAGATGTTCAGGCGATTGGCACCTGTTGGGCTCAAGTTACCCGTAAAGTAATCGAGAGCGCGCCTGACTGCAAAACTGTGGTCAGGTACGGAATCGGGCTCGATAACATCGATGTCGCCCGGGCGACTGAACTGGGAATGGTCGTTACTAACGTACCTGATTACTGCGTGATTGAAGTTGCCGAGCACACACTCGGATTCATCCTCGCTTGCAATCGCCGAATTGTTCAGCTCAATTCGATGATGGAAGCGGGCAAATTCGAACGCATGTTGAAGCCACCGATCGTGCGATTGTCGGGTCAGACATTGGGTTTAATCGGGTTTGGTCGTATTGCTCAGGAAGTTTTCACTCGGGCTGTTGGACTTGGCCTGAAAGTGATCGCCCACACACCCTCCGGCAACAATCATGGCCTCGACTGTGAGATGGTTTCGCTGGAAGAATTATTAAAGCGAAGCGACTATGTTTCCCTGCATTCGCCACTGACTCCTGAAACGAATCATCTTATTGGATCAGAAGAACTTAAGAAGATGAAGCCGACTAGCTTTCTGCTCAATACGTCACGGGGCGGATTAGTTGACACGGCTGCTTTGGAGCAGGCAATTCAGGAGCAGGAGATTGCGGGTGCGGCTCTTGATGTCTTTGAACAGGAACCTCCCGATTTAAGCGATCCGTTCTGGAAAGAGGAACGTCTGATCGTGACTCCGCATGCCGCGTTTATTTCGGAAGAGTCTCTGGAG